In a genomic window of Flavobacterium lipolyticum:
- a CDS encoding thioredoxin domain-containing protein yields MKFSKILFLVLSVVFISCNEKKSGIIEEITPKDFAEKIKTTENAQILDVRTPEEFESNHIDNAVNVNWNGDDFEAKVAAYDKSKPVFVYCLSGGRSKKAASKLNELGFTTIYELEGGIMKWNAEGFSKASTAHAGMTMDEFNNLLNTDKKVLVDFYAEWCGPCKQMEPYLLKMQKEMADKVVIIRIDVDKNETLATQMKIEQLPTMILYENKAEKWKNIGFIKEEDLKKQLQ; encoded by the coding sequence ATGAAGTTCTCTAAAATTCTATTCCTTGTACTTTCGGTCGTATTCATTTCCTGCAATGAAAAAAAATCCGGTATCATTGAAGAAATTACTCCGAAGGATTTTGCCGAAAAAATTAAAACCACCGAAAATGCTCAAATACTGGATGTTCGAACTCCGGAAGAATTTGAATCCAATCATATTGACAATGCGGTAAATGTTAACTGGAATGGTGATGATTTTGAAGCCAAAGTGGCGGCTTACGATAAATCGAAACCTGTTTTTGTTTATTGTTTAAGCGGCGGAAGAAGTAAAAAAGCAGCTTCAAAACTGAACGAATTGGGCTTTACCACTATTTACGAATTAGAAGGCGGCATCATGAAATGGAACGCAGAAGGTTTTTCTAAAGCTTCAACAGCTCACGCAGGAATGACAATGGATGAGTTTAACAATTTGTTAAATACAGACAAAAAAGTTCTGGTAGATTTTTACGCCGAATGGTGTGGTCCCTGCAAACAAATGGAACCGTACCTTTTGAAGATGCAAAAAGAAATGGCAGACAAAGTGGTTATCATTCGTATTGATGTGGACAAAAACGAAACTTTAGCAACTCAGATGAAAATCGAACAGCTTCCTACTATGATTTTGTACGAAAACAAAGCCGAAAAATGGAAAAACATCGGTTTCATCAAAGAAGAAGACTTAAAAAAACAACTGCAATAA
- a CDS encoding DUF2461 domain-containing protein yields MLTKESLQFLDDLKKNNNRDWFLDHKKRYEVFKKDYHQLVSDLLDAMKPLDPALELLEVKNCTFRINRDIRFSKDKSPYKAHLGIWMSSAVKGLNRAGYYVHIEKGASFIAGGFYSPEAEDLKKIRKEIAFFHEDLEAILTDKNFKKEFDSLDVNENNALKNPPRGYEKDHPAIAFLKLKSFTATQKYNIDEVTQKDFVSKMSQKLIALKPLNEFFNRALDTEEF; encoded by the coding sequence ATGTTAACGAAAGAATCATTGCAATTTTTAGACGATTTAAAGAAGAACAACAATCGGGATTGGTTTCTGGACCACAAGAAACGATATGAAGTTTTCAAAAAAGATTATCACCAATTAGTTAGTGATTTACTGGATGCGATGAAACCTCTGGATCCTGCACTGGAACTATTAGAAGTCAAAAACTGTACTTTCAGGATCAATCGTGATATTCGGTTTTCTAAAGACAAATCCCCATACAAAGCACATTTAGGAATCTGGATGTCTTCAGCCGTCAAAGGCCTCAACCGAGCCGGATATTATGTACATATTGAAAAAGGAGCCAGTTTTATCGCCGGAGGGTTTTATTCGCCTGAAGCCGAAGATCTGAAAAAAATACGCAAAGAAATTGCTTTTTTTCACGAGGATCTCGAAGCCATACTGACCGATAAAAACTTCAAAAAGGAATTTGACAGTCTGGATGTCAACGAAAACAACGCTCTCAAAAACCCGCCAAGAGGGTATGAAAAAGACCATCCTGCCATTGCGTTTTTAAAACTAAAAAGCTTTACCGCTACCCAAAAATACAACATCGACGAGGTGACTCAAAAAGACTTTGTTTCGAAAATGAGTCAAAAACTCATCGCTTTAAAACCTTTAAACGAATTCTTTAATCGCGCCTTAGACACTGAAGAATTTTAG
- a CDS encoding glycosyltransferase → MKKRKILFLGESYRADAITWMKGLEEFGDFEICSWELQTPNHSKLSRYKRILEYLFSPLSIRKKIKQEKPDMIIAERTTSYGFLAAISGMHPIAIAQQGRTDLWPEGSLLLPFKKFIQKHAFKKADLIHAWGPVMTISMKAIGVDMSKVLVLPKGIDLSLFTPSINNSVKIEAIVTRSLQPEYRHDSILKAFGILHQKGIDFTLTIVGNGTRLQSLKDLTAALQIENKVFFTGRIPNTELPKLLQQSNTYISMPITEGVSASLFEAMACNCYPIVSDIPGNQSWIRHRKNGQLIEIDNIEMLAEELIWSFENSELRNQAILQNQKFVEENANYSTNMKIISDRYHELLNLHKN, encoded by the coding sequence ATGAAAAAAAGAAAAATACTTTTTCTTGGAGAATCTTATCGTGCTGACGCCATTACATGGATGAAAGGCCTTGAAGAATTTGGTGATTTTGAAATTTGCAGCTGGGAACTTCAAACACCCAACCATTCCAAACTCAGCCGATACAAACGTATTTTAGAATATCTTTTCTCCCCTCTTTCGATTCGAAAAAAAATCAAACAGGAAAAACCGGACATGATTATTGCCGAAAGAACCACCAGTTATGGTTTTTTGGCAGCAATTTCAGGAATGCATCCTATTGCAATTGCACAACAAGGCCGAACCGATCTGTGGCCGGAAGGTTCACTCCTGCTCCCCTTTAAAAAATTCATTCAGAAACACGCCTTCAAAAAAGCAGATTTAATACACGCCTGGGGACCTGTTATGACCATTTCGATGAAAGCAATTGGTGTAGACATGAGCAAAGTTTTAGTGCTCCCAAAAGGAATTGATTTATCCCTTTTCACACCATCAATCAATAATTCGGTAAAAATCGAAGCGATTGTTACGCGTTCGCTACAGCCGGAATACCGTCATGATTCCATTTTAAAAGCCTTTGGTATTTTACACCAAAAAGGAATTGACTTTACATTAACCATTGTAGGTAACGGAACCCGACTGCAATCTTTGAAAGACTTAACCGCAGCATTACAAATTGAAAACAAGGTATTTTTCACCGGAAGAATTCCAAACACTGAACTTCCTAAACTATTACAGCAATCCAATACCTACATCAGCATGCCTATTACCGAAGGGGTATCGGCATCCTTATTTGAAGCCATGGCCTGCAACTGTTATCCAATAGTTTCAGACATTCCCGGAAACCAAAGCTGGATCAGACACCGCAAAAACGGGCAATTGATTGAAATTGACAATATCGAAATGCTTGCTGAAGAACTAATCTGGTCTTTTGAAAATTCGGAATTACGAAATCAGGCTATTCTTCAAAACCAAAAATTTGTCGAGGAAAATGCAAATTACAGCACCAACATGAAAATTATTTCTGACCGCTATCATGAGTTGCTGAATCTTCATAAAAATTAA
- the hisC gene encoding histidinol-phosphate transaminase produces the protein MNNRRIWLKQIGLGTIGLGLYPFETFANGTTESILPYTDNSPILLRSNENPYGPSPKAREAMAKSINISNRYGWNLSPELITLLAKKNTVSENNILLGAGSTEILDLILQYTALQKGNFIIAETTFDYWTAPAEKLGIKKITVPLTKDKKHDLAAMLKAIDADTKMVYICNPNNPTGTLCQREDLISFIKEATQKTLVFVDEAYIDFTDEQSLSDLVVTHKNLIITKTFSKMYGLAGARIGYALAHSAMIEELSILKSSPNLSLSVVSIAAAIASLNDESFIRQVRTSNEEVKKYTTTQLNLLHLTCIPSHSNFIYFSLENYKKDYFQQLKDHNISGTRIYEENGKWTRITIGTMKEMQRFIQALK, from the coding sequence ATGAACAACAGAAGAATTTGGTTAAAACAAATTGGCCTGGGAACTATTGGACTGGGGCTTTACCCTTTTGAAACCTTTGCCAACGGCACTACAGAGTCTATACTACCCTATACAGATAATTCACCCATATTACTCCGTTCCAACGAAAACCCATATGGCCCGTCACCAAAGGCACGGGAAGCAATGGCCAAAAGTATCAACATCAGCAATCGATACGGCTGGAATCTTTCACCGGAACTCATTACGCTACTGGCAAAAAAAAATACGGTTTCAGAAAACAACATTCTTCTGGGTGCCGGTTCCACTGAAATTTTAGATTTAATACTTCAATATACCGCATTACAAAAAGGCAATTTTATAATCGCCGAAACGACCTTTGACTACTGGACAGCTCCTGCTGAAAAATTAGGCATAAAAAAAATCACCGTCCCCTTAACCAAAGACAAAAAACACGATTTAGCTGCCATGCTAAAAGCCATTGATGCCGACACCAAAATGGTTTACATCTGCAACCCAAACAATCCCACGGGAACGCTATGCCAAAGAGAAGATCTGATTTCTTTCATCAAAGAAGCAACTCAAAAAACACTTGTTTTTGTTGATGAAGCGTACATCGATTTTACAGACGAACAATCGTTAAGCGATTTAGTGGTCACCCATAAAAATCTGATTATTACCAAAACTTTCTCTAAAATGTATGGTCTGGCAGGCGCCCGTATTGGCTATGCTCTCGCACATTCTGCCATGATTGAAGAATTGAGTATTTTAAAATCGTCTCCCAACTTATCCCTCAGTGTTGTCTCTATTGCCGCAGCGATTGCCTCCTTAAACGATGAAAGCTTTATTCGTCAGGTTCGCACCTCCAATGAAGAAGTAAAAAAATACACCACAACACAACTGAATCTTCTTCATTTAACCTGCATCCCTTCGCATTCGAATTTTATTTACTTCTCCTTAGAAAATTACAAAAAAGACTATTTCCAACAACTAAAAGACCACAACATATCAGGAACAAGAATTTACGAAGAAAACGGCAAATGGACCCGAATTACTATCGGTACCATGAAAGAAATGCAACGATTTATTCAAGCCCTAAAATAA
- the murB gene encoding UDP-N-acetylmuramate dehydrogenase: MEIQSNFSLKNYNTFGIEAKARQFVAVHTVAELKTILEENKDEQKFILGGGSNMLLTKDIDALVVHIDLKGKTILKEDDDFVWVESQAGETWHDFVLWTIDNNFGGLENMSLIPGNVGTTPVQNIGAYGTEIKDTFVSCEAINIATQEMKTFTNTDCKFGYRESVFKNEVKDQYIITSVIYKLTKRNHKINISYGDITAELAKNNITAPTLKDVSNAVIAIRQSKLPDPKELGNSGSFFKNPILLKSDFEKIHQKFPEMKYYEVSETEVKVPAGWLIEQAGFKGKRFGDAGIHKNQALVLVNYGNATGQEILAVSKDVQKTVFDTFGIQIEAEVNVI, encoded by the coding sequence ATGGAAATCCAATCCAATTTTTCTTTAAAAAACTACAATACTTTTGGCATCGAAGCCAAAGCCAGACAATTTGTTGCCGTACATACGGTCGCTGAACTGAAAACTATTTTAGAAGAAAACAAAGACGAACAAAAGTTTATTTTAGGCGGAGGAAGCAATATGCTTTTAACCAAAGACATCGACGCTTTGGTCGTTCATATTGATTTAAAAGGAAAAACGATCCTCAAAGAAGACGATGATTTTGTCTGGGTTGAAAGTCAGGCCGGAGAAACCTGGCACGACTTTGTTCTTTGGACGATCGACAATAATTTCGGAGGTTTAGAAAACATGTCACTTATTCCCGGAAATGTGGGAACCACACCGGTTCAGAATATCGGTGCTTACGGAACAGAGATCAAGGACACTTTTGTTTCGTGCGAAGCGATCAATATTGCCACTCAGGAAATGAAAACATTCACTAATACCGACTGTAAGTTTGGCTACAGAGAAAGTGTCTTCAAAAACGAGGTAAAAGACCAATACATCATTACCTCAGTCATTTATAAACTAACAAAACGAAATCATAAAATCAACATCTCATATGGAGATATTACGGCAGAACTAGCCAAAAACAACATTACTGCTCCAACCTTAAAAGACGTGAGCAATGCTGTAATTGCCATTAGACAAAGTAAATTGCCGGACCCGAAAGAATTAGGAAACAGCGGAAGTTTCTTTAAAAATCCGATTTTACTAAAATCCGATTTCGAAAAAATACACCAGAAGTTTCCTGAAATGAAATATTACGAAGTTTCGGAAACCGAAGTAAAAGTTCCGGCTGGCTGGCTGATTGAACAAGCCGGTTTTAAAGGAAAACGTTTCGGTGATGCCGGAATTCACAAAAATCAGGCACTCGTTTTAGTCAATTATGGCAATGCCACGGGACAGGAAATCCTGGCGGTTTCCAAAGATGTTCAAAAAACTGTTTTTGATACTTTTGGAATTCAGATTGAAGCAGAAGTAAATGTAATTTAG
- a CDS encoding FMN-binding negative transcriptional regulator, which translates to MYTPDLYKNEDPESIRAFLRENSFGILINQTHGKLCATHIPIELEVNSDGKEILQGHLSKLNPQAEGFAENDQVLAVFTGPHSYISSSWYDHENVPTWNYIAVHVYGRIKIVDEATSIEQLKKLVDKYEANSVNPVRVENLSAKTMREARGIFGFEIEIDEIQATKKLSQNRDDHNYKNIISELEKTENPQAIAVAKEMAKCRK; encoded by the coding sequence ATGTACACACCTGACTTATACAAAAACGAAGATCCGGAATCGATCCGAGCTTTTCTAAGAGAAAACAGTTTTGGCATCCTGATCAATCAGACACACGGAAAATTATGCGCGACACATATTCCGATAGAACTTGAAGTAAATTCAGACGGAAAAGAAATTTTACAAGGCCATCTTTCCAAACTCAATCCGCAAGCAGAAGGTTTTGCCGAAAATGATCAGGTATTGGCTGTTTTTACAGGTCCGCACAGTTACATTTCATCGTCCTGGTACGATCACGAAAATGTTCCCACATGGAATTATATAGCGGTACATGTTTATGGCCGAATCAAAATTGTCGACGAAGCCACTTCCATAGAACAGCTAAAAAAATTAGTCGACAAATACGAAGCGAATTCAGTGAATCCGGTTCGTGTTGAAAATTTATCTGCCAAAACCATGCGGGAAGCCAGAGGTATTTTTGGCTTCGAAATTGAAATTGACGAAATTCAGGCTACTAAAAAACTCTCCCAAAACAGGGACGATCACAATTATAAAAACATAATTTCGGAGTTAGAAAAAACCGAAAACCCTCAGGCTATTGCTGTTGCAAAAGAAATGGCAAAATGCCGAAAGTAA
- a CDS encoding glycosyltransferase, with product MLITLFYFFIAIVFIQIFYYLGIFGKFAFGKPQEITPKKIPVSVIVCAKNEEENVKKFIPLLVEQNYPDFEIVLIDDASSDETLEVFEEFEQQYSNIRLVKVQNNEAFWGNKKYALTLGIKASKKDYLLFTDADCYPTSTEWITAMTSRFTMNKTIVLGYGGYEKVERSLLNKIIRYETVLTAVQYFSWAKLGIPYMGVGRNLAYKKEEFFNVNGFIEHIQIRSGDDDLFINQAATKSNTTIAYTPESFTYSKPKETYREWFTQKRRHVSTAEHYKFFDKMQLGLFFTSQLFFFLSAIVLLAFQFQWIAVLAILATRYTVAWIVIGFSAGKLKENDLKVWFPVVEIILIFTQINIFITNIFSKPVYWK from the coding sequence ATGCTTATAACTTTATTTTACTTCTTTATTGCTATTGTTTTCATTCAGATTTTCTATTACTTAGGGATTTTTGGAAAGTTCGCTTTCGGCAAACCTCAGGAAATAACTCCAAAGAAAATTCCGGTATCTGTTATCGTCTGTGCAAAAAATGAAGAAGAAAATGTAAAAAAGTTCATCCCTCTTCTTGTGGAGCAAAACTACCCTGATTTTGAAATTGTTTTAATTGATGATGCCTCAAGTGATGAAACTCTGGAGGTTTTTGAAGAATTCGAACAACAATACAGCAATATCCGTTTGGTAAAAGTGCAAAACAATGAGGCTTTCTGGGGAAACAAAAAGTATGCATTAACTTTAGGAATCAAAGCTTCAAAAAAAGACTACTTACTTTTTACCGACGCTGATTGTTATCCAACCTCGACAGAATGGATCACTGCAATGACTTCAAGATTCACCATGAACAAAACAATTGTTTTAGGCTATGGCGGTTATGAAAAAGTGGAACGTTCTTTATTAAACAAAATCATACGTTATGAAACCGTTTTAACGGCTGTTCAATATTTTTCATGGGCTAAACTGGGAATTCCTTACATGGGTGTCGGTCGAAACTTAGCCTATAAAAAGGAGGAATTTTTTAATGTAAACGGCTTTATCGAGCACATCCAGATTCGTTCAGGTGATGATGATTTGTTTATCAATCAGGCTGCAACTAAAAGCAACACGACCATTGCTTACACTCCTGAAAGTTTCACTTACTCTAAACCAAAGGAAACTTACAGAGAATGGTTTACTCAAAAAAGAAGACATGTTTCTACCGCAGAACATTACAAGTTTTTTGATAAAATGCAATTGGGGCTATTTTTTACCTCACAATTATTTTTCTTTTTATCAGCAATTGTATTGCTAGCATTTCAGTTTCAATGGATCGCTGTATTGGCTATTTTAGCAACACGTTACACTGTAGCATGGATCGTTATAGGATTTTCTGCCGGCAAATTAAAAGAAAATGACCTGAAAGTTTGGTTTCCTGTTGTTGAAATCATTCTTATATTCACGCAAATTAATATCTTTATAACTAATATCTTTTCAAAACCGGTATATTGGAAATAA
- a CDS encoding RNA polymerase sigma factor has translation MEINSKIEKAKKGDQIAFTFLLDYFWNEVYSFMLKRTENETIAEDITIETFSKAFDKIASYNSEFQFNTWLIAIAKNVYIDLLRKKKTSLFIEITDNEDQQAYNIADPTPSAEDALIKEQNLSRLLQCIKELKPHYQEVIQLRYFQEMTYQEIALKINEPLSNVKVKLLRAKKLLAEIIERNR, from the coding sequence TTGGAAATAAATTCTAAAATAGAAAAAGCTAAAAAAGGCGATCAGATCGCCTTTACTTTTTTATTAGATTATTTCTGGAATGAAGTGTACAGCTTTATGCTGAAGCGTACCGAAAATGAAACCATCGCCGAAGATATTACCATCGAAACCTTCTCTAAAGCTTTCGACAAAATAGCCAGTTACAATTCTGAATTTCAATTCAACACCTGGCTAATTGCTATTGCAAAAAACGTTTATATTGATTTGTTACGTAAAAAGAAAACCAGTCTTTTTATAGAAATCACAGACAACGAAGACCAACAGGCCTACAATATTGCCGACCCTACTCCTTCTGCCGAAGATGCTTTAATTAAAGAACAAAATCTTTCGCGCCTGCTTCAATGCATCAAAGAATTAAAACCTCACTACCAGGAAGTCATTCAACTTCGTTATTTCCAGGAAATGACTTATCAGGAAATAGCGCTGAAAATCAACGAACCTTTGAGCAATGTCAAAGTAAAATTACTCCGTGCTAAAAAATTATTAGCAGAAATCATCGAACGCAATAGATAA
- a CDS encoding energy transducer TonB, with translation MTKSNIYETNWTDLVFENKNKEYGAYQLRQESSKNTVTALFAGLLLLAGLGSASVLINKFGAHGPVETEPTVFSVPIRPTDIPIPVQPQSPAPPVAPQQTAAASPVTSTQLVNPVVTAATQATPDVIATNADNHPVVDHANTGTGNAVNALPASGGGVETTALTGESKDPVNVAILDKLPEFPGGMAKFYTYVGNNFNRPELDAERTLRVYVSFVIEKDGSITDIMVKNDPGYGIGKEAIRVLKSLKTKWSPGILNGNPVRTAYNLPITIKTE, from the coding sequence ATGACTAAATCAAACATCTACGAAACCAATTGGACCGATCTTGTTTTCGAAAACAAGAACAAAGAGTACGGCGCTTATCAATTACGCCAGGAGAGTTCAAAAAACACAGTTACAGCGCTATTTGCGGGATTGCTATTATTGGCCGGTTTGGGAAGTGCGTCGGTGTTGATTAATAAGTTTGGGGCACATGGTCCTGTAGAAACAGAACCTACTGTTTTTTCGGTTCCAATAAGACCTACAGACATACCAATTCCGGTACAACCACAATCACCTGCTCCACCTGTAGCGCCTCAGCAAACGGCAGCTGCGTCACCCGTTACCAGTACACAATTGGTAAATCCGGTTGTAACAGCCGCAACTCAGGCCACACCCGATGTTATTGCAACAAATGCAGACAATCATCCTGTTGTTGACCATGCAAATACCGGAACAGGAAATGCCGTAAATGCATTACCCGCAAGTGGCGGTGGCGTAGAAACTACAGCTTTAACCGGAGAAAGTAAAGATCCTGTTAATGTAGCCATCCTAGACAAACTACCAGAATTTCCGGGAGGAATGGCTAAGTTTTATACTTATGTTGGAAACAATTTCAACAGACCGGAACTGGATGCGGAAAGAACCTTACGAGTGTATGTATCGTTTGTAATTGAAAAAGACGGTTCGATTACCGACATTATGGTAAAAAACGATCCGGGATACGGAATCGGAAAAGAGGCTATCAGGGTATTGAAATCCTTAAAAACAAAATGGAGCCCGGGTATTTTAAACGGAAATCCCGTTCGAACTGCCTATAACCTTCCCATCACAATAAAAACAGAATAA
- a CDS encoding PH domain-containing protein, producing MGIFSAILGNAGSVSQEELLKKYGQLLTDREEIEMGFKLLRDTFIFTNKRLILVDVQGLTGSKTEYKSIAYKSITRFSVETAGTFDLDAELKIWVASELQPSIVKQFNKSVNVYDVQKVLAFHVLG from the coding sequence ATGGGAATATTTTCAGCTATTCTAGGCAACGCCGGCTCTGTTAGTCAGGAAGAGTTATTAAAAAAATACGGACAGCTTTTGACGGACAGAGAAGAAATCGAAATGGGTTTTAAACTACTTCGCGATACTTTTATCTTCACGAACAAAAGATTAATCCTGGTTGATGTACAAGGATTAACAGGAAGCAAAACAGAATACAAATCTATTGCTTACAAAAGTATTACACGTTTCAGTGTAGAAACAGCAGGAACTTTTGACTTGGATGCCGAACTAAAAATCTGGGTGGCAAGCGAATTACAACCAAGCATTGTAAAACAATTTAACAAATCGGTAAATGTATACGATGTACAAAAAGTACTGGCATTTCACGTTTTAGGTTAA
- a CDS encoding M48 family metalloprotease has product MKKKFIVLGVLFAAFGFTKINAQINFGEKALGAVQKGVSGFTFSNADAAALSKAAVDKMDAEHQVAAATDPYTLRLNRVFGKYTAGDGYTLNYKVYKVKEVNAFATADGSVRVYSGLMDIMDDNELLAVIGHEIGHVANQDSRDAIKAAYRKEALLEGAASQSATIASVTDSQLGKIGSAIIDSKFSRKQEAEADLFSYEFLKKNGYNVNAEESAFRILAKMSEGNEASFIDQMMSSHPDSKQRAEDAKKRAEKDGLYKPYVQQKIVNTAPAKKGTPAKKAPAKKKK; this is encoded by the coding sequence ATGAAAAAGAAATTTATAGTATTGGGAGTTTTGTTTGCCGCTTTTGGTTTTACAAAAATAAATGCGCAGATTAATTTTGGTGAAAAAGCATTGGGTGCTGTTCAAAAAGGAGTTAGCGGTTTTACTTTTAGTAATGCTGATGCTGCTGCTTTATCAAAAGCTGCTGTTGATAAAATGGATGCTGAACATCAGGTTGCTGCTGCGACAGATCCATATACTTTAAGACTGAACAGAGTTTTTGGAAAGTATACTGCGGGTGACGGTTACACTTTGAATTATAAAGTTTATAAAGTAAAAGAAGTTAATGCTTTCGCAACTGCTGATGGAAGCGTGCGTGTATATTCAGGATTGATGGATATTATGGATGACAATGAATTACTGGCAGTAATTGGTCACGAAATTGGTCACGTAGCCAATCAGGATTCCAGAGACGCGATAAAAGCAGCTTATAGAAAAGAAGCTTTGTTAGAAGGGGCTGCTTCTCAATCAGCTACGATTGCAAGTGTTACCGATAGTCAGTTGGGTAAAATAGGTAGTGCCATTATTGATAGTAAGTTTAGCCGTAAGCAAGAAGCAGAAGCTGATTTGTTTTCGTATGAATTTTTAAAGAAAAACGGTTACAATGTAAATGCTGAAGAATCGGCATTTAGAATTCTGGCGAAGATGAGTGAAGGTAATGAAGCTTCCTTTATCGATCAGATGATGAGTTCACATCCGGATTCCAAACAAAGAGCTGAAGATGCTAAGAAAAGAGCGGAGAAAGATGGTTTGTATAAACCGTATGTACAGCAGAAAATTGTAAATACTGCTCCGGCTAAAAAAGGAACTCCTGCCAAAAAAGCTCCTGCTAAAAAGAAAAAATAA
- the lipA gene encoding lipoyl synthase, with protein sequence METVIENIPTGKPKWLKVKLPIGQKYTELRGLVDKYSLNTICTSGSCPNMGECWGEGTATFMILGNVCTRSCGFCGVKTGRPETVDWDEPEKVARSIKIMNIKHAVITSVDRDDLKDGGSIIWIETVKAIRRMNPNTTLETLIPDFQGIERNIDRIVEANPEVVSHNVETVRRLTREVRIQAKYDRSLEVLRYLKEKGINRTKSGIMLGLGETEEEVFQTMTDLRNANVDVVTIGQYLQPSKKHLPVKEFITPDQFARYEKFGLELGFRHVESGPLVRSSYKAQKHIL encoded by the coding sequence ATGGAAACAGTCATTGAAAATATACCAACAGGAAAACCTAAATGGTTAAAGGTTAAACTTCCTATTGGACAAAAATACACTGAACTTCGTGGTTTGGTTGATAAGTATAGTCTAAACACTATTTGTACTTCGGGAAGCTGCCCAAATATGGGAGAATGCTGGGGTGAAGGTACCGCTACTTTTATGATATTGGGGAATGTATGTACCCGTTCCTGTGGTTTCTGCGGTGTAAAAACCGGACGTCCTGAAACGGTAGATTGGGATGAACCGGAAAAAGTAGCCCGTTCTATAAAAATTATGAACATTAAACATGCCGTAATTACAAGCGTAGACAGGGATGATTTAAAAGACGGCGGCTCAATTATCTGGATTGAAACGGTAAAAGCAATCCGAAGAATGAATCCGAATACGACTCTTGAAACCCTGATTCCTGATTTTCAGGGAATCGAAAGAAATATAGATCGTATTGTTGAGGCCAATCCTGAAGTGGTTTCACACAATGTCGAGACTGTTCGTCGTTTGACTCGTGAAGTACGTATTCAGGCAAAATACGATCGTAGTCTGGAAGTTTTACGTTATCTGAAAGAAAAAGGAATCAACAGAACCAAATCCGGAATTATGCTGGGGCTTGGAGAAACTGAAGAAGAGGTTTTTCAAACGATGACTGATTTACGAAATGCAAATGTTGATGTGGTTACTATTGGACAATACCTTCAACCAAGTAAAAAACATTTGCCTGTAAAAGAATTTATAACGCCTGATCAATTTGCCCGATATGAAAAATTTGGTCTTGAATTAGGATTCCGTCACGTAGAAAGCGGACCACTGGTTCGTTCTTCTTACAAAGCACAAAAACACATTTTATAA